In the genome of Cupriavidus taiwanensis, one region contains:
- the parS gene encoding type II RES/Xre toxin-antitoxin system antitoxin, with the protein MPRMLTPEGHYPLAHQRRAARELSVNSYLAVYEATLSTEGAMSVIHAIREGVPASDLNRLAEAMGTSKEQLIRTLDLPRATVDRKARAHQNLSSEQSERVLGMVRLVGQVQALVESSGDARGFNAAQWVAQWLEQPSPALGGQRPAALMDTVAGQRIVSDLVARMQSGAYA; encoded by the coding sequence ATGCCGCGCATGCTCACGCCTGAAGGCCATTATCCGCTCGCACACCAACGCCGCGCCGCCCGCGAACTCAGCGTCAATAGCTACCTTGCGGTCTACGAGGCCACGCTGTCGACCGAAGGCGCCATGTCGGTAATCCACGCCATCCGCGAGGGCGTGCCGGCTTCCGATCTCAACCGGCTGGCCGAAGCGATGGGCACGAGCAAGGAACAGCTGATCAGGACGCTGGATTTGCCGCGTGCCACCGTCGACCGCAAGGCGCGCGCCCACCAGAACCTGTCGAGCGAGCAGAGCGAGCGCGTGCTGGGCATGGTGCGGCTGGTCGGCCAGGTGCAGGCGCTGGTGGAAAGCTCGGGCGATGCGCGCGGCTTCAATGCGGCGCAGTGGGTGGCGCAGTGGCTGGAGCAGCCGTCGCCGGCGCTGGGCGGCCAACGCCCCGCCGCGCTGATGGATACCGTCGCGGGCCAGCGCATCGTCTCCGACCTCGTGGCCAGGATGCAGAGC
- a CDS encoding DNA-binding protein, with product METLRSRGITRDDVWQAADSLLKAGQRPTIERIRLHLGRGSPNTVSPHLDAWFAALGGRIQDPQGFAPAPGCPEPVTEAARYLWEAALQGARASAETALAQREAALVEANAALQQEREALAQERQVMQARLEGAEAAMAELTRARDEAAERSARAETAAAAWQQQAEALRAEHATALAAREAMQNDFEAQRAAWDQERETLMQRTAANERRMALELDAARVAAREAQKLLEAERKAAVERLSRAAEAASRQGSEMTRLAQAIAVLEERVRQRESLLAEYREQAGAAPAEATAVVTPPRRSRPARLALSVGKGRRRGRGL from the coding sequence ATGGAAACGCTCCGCAGCCGAGGCATCACCCGCGACGACGTCTGGCAAGCCGCCGACAGCCTGCTCAAGGCCGGCCAGCGGCCGACCATCGAACGCATCCGCCTGCATCTGGGGCGAGGCTCGCCCAACACCGTGAGTCCGCACCTGGATGCCTGGTTTGCTGCGCTGGGCGGGCGGATCCAGGATCCGCAGGGCTTCGCGCCGGCGCCAGGCTGTCCCGAGCCCGTCACGGAAGCCGCGCGATACCTGTGGGAGGCAGCGCTGCAAGGCGCCAGAGCCTCGGCCGAGACCGCGTTGGCGCAGCGGGAAGCCGCGCTGGTGGAAGCGAACGCGGCGCTGCAGCAGGAGCGCGAAGCGCTGGCGCAGGAACGCCAGGTCATGCAGGCGCGGCTCGAAGGCGCGGAGGCTGCCATGGCGGAACTGACGCGGGCACGCGACGAGGCGGCGGAGCGTTCCGCCCGCGCCGAAACCGCTGCGGCAGCATGGCAGCAGCAGGCCGAGGCGCTGCGCGCCGAGCACGCCACGGCGCTGGCCGCGCGCGAGGCGATGCAGAACGACTTTGAAGCCCAGCGCGCGGCCTGGGACCAGGAGCGCGAAACGCTGATGCAGCGCACCGCCGCCAACGAGCGGCGCATGGCGCTGGAACTCGATGCGGCGCGGGTGGCCGCCAGGGAAGCGCAAAAGCTGCTCGAGGCCGAACGCAAGGCGGCGGTCGAGCGACTCAGCCGGGCCGCGGAGGCGGCATCGCGCCAGGGCAGCGAGATGACCAGGCTCGCACAGGCAATCGCGGTACTGGAAGAACGGGTGCGCCAGCGGGAAAGCTTGCTGGCGGAGTACCGCGAGCAGGCCGGCGCGGCGCCTGCCGAAGCCACGGCTGTGGTAACGCCGCCCCGGCGGAGCCGTCCGGCCCGTCTCGCGCTGTCCGTCGGCAAGGGAAGACGGCGCGGCCGGGGGCTGTAG
- a CDS encoding site-specific integrase produces the protein MIKIRDPHEAYFPPIPSDVDLPAPLRTSQLDPLAEQAANALRQEGESRNTVASYRSALRYWSAWYALRYRQPVRLPLAPAVVIQFIVDHATRQTPQGPVCEMPAAIDQALVADGCKARPGPPALSTLTHRLAVIAKAHQLQGLPNPCADAGVRELMASTRRAYARRGHRQARKAALTRAPLLRLLDTCDGSLAGLRDRALLLFAWASGGRRRSEVARATMDNLTRVGPGDFVYVLGWSKTNQSGSEHADTAKPVTGAAGQALEAWLAAAGIEHGPLFRRIRRGGHVGEGLSDAAVSRIVKARCALAGLDGDYSAHSLRSGFVTEAAAQQVPLAETMAMTGHASVSTVVRYFRAADARRSRAADLLAPDDSDSP, from the coding sequence ATGATCAAAATCCGAGACCCCCACGAGGCCTATTTCCCACCGATTCCCTCCGATGTCGACTTACCGGCTCCGCTCCGCACGTCCCAACTGGATCCTCTCGCCGAGCAGGCGGCCAACGCGCTGCGCCAGGAAGGCGAATCCCGCAACACGGTGGCAAGCTACCGCTCCGCATTGCGCTACTGGTCTGCCTGGTATGCCCTGCGCTACCGGCAGCCAGTACGGCTTCCGCTTGCGCCCGCCGTCGTTATCCAGTTCATCGTCGACCACGCCACGCGCCAGACGCCGCAGGGCCCTGTCTGCGAGATGCCGGCCGCGATCGACCAGGCGCTGGTCGCTGACGGATGCAAGGCACGACCCGGCCCGCCCGCGCTGTCCACGCTGACCCACCGGCTCGCGGTCATCGCCAAGGCCCACCAGCTGCAAGGCCTGCCCAACCCCTGCGCCGATGCCGGCGTGCGCGAGCTGATGGCCAGCACCCGGCGCGCCTATGCGCGCCGCGGCCACCGCCAGGCACGCAAGGCCGCCCTGACACGCGCGCCGCTGCTGCGCCTGCTCGATACCTGCGATGGCTCGCTGGCCGGGTTGCGCGACCGCGCGCTGCTGCTGTTCGCCTGGGCCAGCGGCGGGCGTCGCCGCTCCGAAGTCGCGCGCGCCACCATGGACAACCTTACGCGTGTGGGGCCCGGGGACTTTGTCTATGTGCTGGGCTGGTCGAAGACCAACCAGTCAGGCAGCGAGCACGCCGATACCGCCAAGCCCGTCACCGGCGCCGCCGGGCAGGCGCTCGAGGCGTGGCTGGCCGCGGCGGGGATCGAGCACGGCCCGCTGTTTCGCCGCATCCGGCGCGGTGGACATGTGGGAGAAGGCTTGTCGGATGCGGCGGTCAGCCGCATCGTCAAGGCCCGTTGCGCGCTGGCTGGGCTGGACGGCGACTATTCCGCGCATTCGCTGCGCTCGGGCTTTGTCACGGAAGCGGCGGCGCAGCAAGTGCCGCTGGCTGAAACCATGGCCATGACCGGCCATGCCAGCGTATCGACGGTGGTCCGCTATTTCCGCGCGGCCGATGCACGTCGCTCGCGCGCGGCCGATCTGCTGGCACCCGATGACAGCGACAGCCCCTGA
- a CDS encoding TetR/AcrR family transcriptional regulator, whose protein sequence is MNREASAPPARATYRHGDLRRALLDAGIDLAREGGPDAIVLREATRRAGVVPNAAYRHFASRQDLLQAVRASALSALAIAMEAEIGGLRPGRGAAAHARACLRAVGTGYLRFALTETGLFRTAFSVPDEVEDDADPAKAGNSGLNPFQLLGAALDQLVEAGVLPAERRPGAEYLAWSAVHGLAILLIDGPLRSRASEQAEILGQRVLEMVEKGL, encoded by the coding sequence ATGAACCGGGAAGCCTCCGCACCGCCCGCACGGGCGACCTATCGCCATGGCGACCTGCGCCGCGCGCTGCTCGACGCCGGCATCGACCTGGCACGCGAGGGCGGCCCCGACGCCATCGTGCTGCGCGAAGCGACGCGCCGCGCCGGCGTGGTGCCCAATGCCGCGTACCGCCATTTCGCCAGCCGGCAAGACCTGCTGCAGGCGGTGCGCGCGTCGGCCCTGTCTGCGCTGGCGATCGCCATGGAAGCCGAAATCGGCGGGCTGCGCCCGGGCCGTGGCGCCGCCGCGCATGCGCGCGCCTGCCTGCGCGCGGTCGGCACGGGCTACCTCCGTTTTGCCCTCACGGAAACCGGCCTGTTCCGCACGGCGTTCTCGGTGCCGGATGAAGTGGAAGACGACGCCGACCCGGCCAAGGCCGGCAACAGCGGCCTGAACCCTTTCCAGCTGCTGGGCGCGGCGCTGGACCAGCTGGTGGAGGCGGGGGTGCTGCCCGCCGAGCGCCGCCCGGGCGCCGAATACCTGGCGTGGTCGGCCGTGCACGGGCTGGCGATTCTGCTGATCGACGGCCCGCTGCGCAGCCGCGCCAGCGAGCAGGCGGAGATCCTGGGGCAGCGCGTGCTCGAGATGGTCGAGAAGGGCCTGTAG
- the cls gene encoding cardiolipin synthase, with product MLQSPSVIAIIVLAFHVVGVVAALHAVMTVRTAPGAIAWAGSLLMMPYFTLVPYLIFGRSTFAGYVDARRFNDDRLREIRHGMTPREREARSACVVHAPVQACMRALPRLTGMPCLANNDVRLLIDGEQTFEAIFAAMAGARQVLIVQFFIVHDDALGRRLQALMCERAQAGVKVYFLFDRIGCHAMSRRYVRTLLDAGVEARAFSTHRGFVNRFQLNFRNHRKLVVVDGCEAFIGGHNVGVEYLGQRPPLAPWRDTHIALRGSAVLDLQMAFAEDWYWAAREVPHLLMPPPEAGGSMTCQVVPSGPADAQETCSLFFVEAIQSARHRLWITSPYFVPDEAVFAVLRLAVLRGVDVRILIPARPDHLVVYAASTLYAHKAIAAGIKIYRYQPGFLHQKVILIDDEAAAVGTANLDNRSFRLNFELMVMTADRGFAAQVAAMLEADFAQARRVGLDEFLSAPAPLRVAMHVASLFAPIL from the coding sequence ATGCTGCAGAGCCCGAGTGTCATCGCCATCATCGTGCTGGCCTTTCACGTCGTAGGCGTGGTGGCCGCGCTGCATGCCGTCATGACGGTGCGCACCGCGCCGGGGGCGATTGCCTGGGCCGGCTCGCTGCTGATGATGCCGTACTTCACCCTGGTGCCTTACCTGATCTTCGGGCGCAGCACCTTCGCCGGCTATGTCGACGCGCGCCGCTTCAACGACGACCGGCTGCGCGAAATCCGCCACGGCATGACCCCGCGCGAGCGCGAGGCGCGCAGCGCCTGCGTGGTCCACGCGCCGGTGCAGGCCTGCATGCGCGCGCTGCCGCGCCTGACCGGCATGCCCTGCCTGGCCAACAACGATGTGCGCCTGCTCATCGACGGCGAGCAGACCTTCGAGGCGATCTTCGCGGCGATGGCGGGCGCCCGGCAGGTGCTGATCGTGCAGTTCTTCATCGTCCACGACGATGCGCTCGGGCGGCGCCTGCAGGCGCTGATGTGCGAGCGCGCGCAGGCTGGCGTCAAGGTGTACTTCCTGTTCGACCGCATCGGCTGCCACGCCATGTCGCGCCGCTACGTGCGCACGCTGCTCGATGCCGGGGTCGAGGCGAGGGCGTTCTCCACGCATCGCGGTTTCGTCAACCGGTTCCAGCTCAATTTCCGCAACCACCGCAAGCTGGTGGTCGTGGACGGCTGCGAAGCATTCATCGGCGGCCACAATGTCGGGGTCGAATACCTGGGCCAGCGTCCGCCGCTGGCGCCCTGGCGCGACACCCATATCGCGCTGCGCGGCAGCGCCGTGCTGGACTTGCAGATGGCGTTTGCCGAAGACTGGTACTGGGCCGCGCGCGAGGTGCCGCATCTGCTGATGCCGCCGCCGGAGGCGGGCGGGAGCATGACCTGCCAGGTGGTGCCGTCGGGGCCGGCCGATGCGCAGGAAACCTGCTCGCTGTTCTTTGTCGAGGCGATCCAGTCGGCGCGCCACCGGCTGTGGATCACGTCGCCATATTTCGTTCCGGACGAGGCCGTGTTTGCAGTGCTGCGGCTGGCGGTGCTGCGCGGCGTGGATGTGCGCATCCTGATCCCGGCGCGGCCGGACCACCTGGTGGTCTATGCCGCCTCCACGCTGTACGCCCACAAGGCCATTGCCGCTGGCATCAAGATCTATCGCTACCAGCCTGGCTTCCTGCACCAGAAGGTGATCCTGATCGACGACGAGGCCGCCGCCGTCGGCACCGCGAACCTTGACAACCGCTCGTTCCGGCTCAATTTCGAACTGATGGTGATGACGGCCGACCGGGGCTTTGCGGCGCAGGTGGCGGCAATGCTCGAGGCCGACTTCGCGCAGGCCCGTCGGGTCGGGCTGGACGAGTTCCTCTCCGCACCGGCGCCACTGCGGGTGGCGATGCACGTCGCCTCGCTGTTCGCGCCGATCCTCTGA
- a CDS encoding response regulator transcription factor, which translates to MNIALLMGFSPQLRTVAELLEGAGFRCRVFETGRELIHRVSQELYDMLLIDDALPDLPALDVVRAVRSARSRDVPIILLAADNSEDKLVDALDAGADDYVCRPLNARVLMARITALRRRVTGERVRQGLVVQAGPYQLNSMGRFATLHGERIAMTPKEFDLAMMLFSNVGRVLAAERIQQAIWRHELPPLSRALAGLISRLRKTLRIGVANGIVITVVYAHGYRLDVLEESIAPRLPKAGTRTTVPGRSGN; encoded by the coding sequence ATGAACATTGCGCTGCTCATGGGCTTTTCGCCCCAACTCCGTACCGTGGCCGAACTGCTGGAGGGCGCCGGCTTTCGTTGCCGCGTGTTCGAGACCGGCCGCGAGCTGATCCACCGCGTCAGCCAGGAGCTGTACGACATGCTGCTGATCGACGATGCCCTGCCCGACCTGCCGGCGCTGGACGTGGTGCGCGCGGTGCGCAGCGCGCGCTCGCGCGATGTGCCGATCATCCTGCTGGCTGCCGACAACAGCGAAGACAAGCTGGTCGATGCGCTCGACGCGGGCGCCGACGACTACGTTTGCCGCCCGCTCAATGCGCGCGTGCTGATGGCGCGCATCACGGCATTACGCCGGCGCGTGACCGGCGAGCGCGTGCGCCAGGGCCTGGTGGTGCAGGCCGGCCCCTACCAGCTCAACAGCATGGGGCGCTTCGCCACGCTGCACGGCGAGCGCATCGCCATGACGCCGAAGGAATTCGACCTGGCCATGATGCTGTTCTCGAACGTCGGCCGCGTGCTGGCTGCCGAGCGCATCCAGCAGGCAATCTGGCGGCATGAACTGCCGCCGCTGTCGCGGGCGCTGGCGGGCCTGATCTCGCGGCTGCGCAAGACCCTGCGCATCGGCGTGGCCAACGGCATCGTGATCACGGTGGTCTACGCGCATGGCTACCGGCTTGACGTGCTCGAAGAGAGCATCGCGCCCAGGCTGCCGAAGGCCGGAACCCGGACCACCGTGCCCGGACGCTCGGGCAACTGA
- a CDS encoding EAL domain-containing protein, translating to MNGLTVATSLHDPTPDAVSVVPGGSALAPARLPPLHAVFQPIVQADSGAILGYEALIRGPVGSTWAAPDALFRLAQGVPATIALEVEAARTALVAWRGFDLPGKLFLNFSPQTLRHLLADRGRLMAALLEAGIAPSRLVIEVTEQTPIGDAASFGVAMSVLRELGMQYALDDFGTGHANLDLLAHLSPHFVKIDKSLVRGIASCSRRLEILRALLRMMSAFGGRVIAEGIEDEDELAVVRDLGVTGAQGYYVGRPVAQPAAQAALHVRQALASRRIAVFPQMVRSGWSGITAGRLLRPAPTVSPSASNDAVLRTFQDQPELQAVAVVNDEGRPLAIIGRQAFIDRYAAPFHRELYGKKACIAMANRDPACFDQRASLEDMAQILSGENTRSLADGFVITDQGRYIGLGTGADLIRAITEVRMEAARYANPLTFLPGNIPLNQHIERLIEAASEFHACYVDLNHFKPFNDKYGYWKGDEMLKGAAAILAEACDPARDFLGHVGGDDFLVLYQSADWAERMRAAILRFNDAARAMYAPPDRAAGGMHGEDRHGRPVFFPPVSMAVGVVCVSGEGVAGLQRLGSQQIGAAAAAAKREAKRSADGMAVLDFLALSATLPA from the coding sequence ATGAATGGCCTGACTGTCGCCACGTCCCTGCACGATCCCACGCCCGACGCTGTCAGCGTTGTCCCGGGCGGGTCCGCGCTTGCGCCGGCGCGTCTGCCGCCGCTGCACGCCGTGTTCCAGCCCATCGTGCAGGCGGACAGCGGCGCCATCCTCGGCTATGAAGCGCTGATCCGCGGGCCCGTGGGCTCGACTTGGGCGGCACCGGACGCGCTGTTCCGGCTGGCGCAGGGGGTTCCCGCCACCATCGCGCTGGAGGTCGAAGCGGCGCGCACCGCGCTGGTCGCCTGGCGCGGCTTCGACCTGCCCGGCAAGCTCTTCCTCAATTTCAGCCCGCAGACCTTGCGCCACCTGCTGGCGGACCGGGGGCGGCTGATGGCGGCGCTGCTGGAAGCCGGCATCGCACCGTCGCGGCTGGTGATCGAGGTCACCGAACAGACTCCGATCGGCGACGCCGCCAGCTTTGGCGTGGCCATGTCGGTACTGCGCGAACTCGGCATGCAGTACGCGCTCGACGATTTCGGCACCGGGCACGCCAACCTGGACTTGCTTGCCCACCTGTCGCCGCACTTCGTCAAGATCGACAAGTCGCTGGTGCGCGGCATCGCGTCGTGCTCGCGCCGGCTGGAGATCTTGCGCGCGCTGCTGCGCATGATGAGTGCCTTTGGCGGGCGCGTGATCGCCGAAGGCATTGAAGACGAAGATGAACTCGCCGTGGTGCGCGACCTGGGCGTGACCGGCGCCCAGGGCTATTACGTGGGACGGCCGGTGGCGCAACCGGCGGCGCAGGCAGCGCTGCATGTACGGCAGGCGCTGGCGTCGCGCCGCATTGCCGTGTTTCCGCAGATGGTGCGCTCGGGCTGGTCCGGCATCACCGCGGGACGGCTGCTGCGGCCGGCGCCGACGGTATCGCCGTCGGCCAGCAACGATGCGGTGCTGCGTACCTTCCAGGACCAGCCCGAGCTGCAGGCGGTGGCCGTGGTCAATGACGAAGGGCGGCCGCTGGCCATCATCGGCCGCCAGGCCTTTATCGACCGCTACGCGGCGCCGTTCCATCGCGAGCTCTATGGCAAGAAGGCCTGCATCGCCATGGCCAACCGCGATCCGGCCTGCTTCGACCAGCGTGCCAGCCTGGAGGACATGGCGCAGATCCTGTCGGGCGAGAACACGCGCTCGCTCGCCGACGGCTTCGTGATCACCGACCAGGGCCGCTATATCGGGCTGGGCACCGGCGCCGACCTGATCCGGGCCATCACCGAGGTGCGCATGGAAGCGGCGCGCTACGCCAATCCGCTGACCTTCCTGCCGGGCAATATCCCGCTGAACCAGCATATCGAGCGCCTGATCGAGGCCGCCAGCGAGTTCCATGCCTGCTATGTCGACCTGAACCACTTCAAGCCGTTCAACGACAAATACGGCTACTGGAAAGGCGACGAGATGCTCAAGGGCGCGGCCGCGATCCTGGCCGAGGCTTGCGACCCGGCCCGCGACTTCCTGGGCCACGTGGGCGGCGACGATTTCCTGGTGCTATACCAGAGCGCCGACTGGGCCGAGCGCATGCGGGCCGCGATCCTGCGCTTCAACGATGCCGCGCGCGCCATGTATGCGCCGCCCGACCGCGCCGCCGGCGGCATGCATGGCGAAGACCGGCACGGGCGGCCGGTGTTCTTTCCTCCGGTATCGATGGCGGTGGGGGTGGTATGCGTCAGCGGCGAGGGTGTCGCCGGCCTGCAGCGCCTGGGCAGCCAGCAGATCGGCGCCGCGGCGGCAGCGGCCAAGCGCGAGGCCAAGCGCTCCGCCGACGGCATGGCCGTGCTCGACTTCCTGGCGCTGTCGGCGACGCTGCCGGCGTAG
- a CDS encoding methyl-accepting chemotaxis protein, whose translation MLQVSKTSLPGQRRAAAHARWLARLGRLPLVARLCAAFALVYLFGAAVGLTGIANLVSIKARTDTLYQHDMHGAISAERAQSALAALGRAQLALTMATSSTERDGAADEIAAALSQLDAALAGVQRAAPAQAAPLLRERQRASELAQAYVALLRKQPLDPLQFDSAVSVDGHFVTGQLQRLSSQVEAVRRQQEQRAAATVASVAASQLRAQAWMATLLGASLLAAVALAWIAARSLHAELGGEPRDAADIARRIAAGDLTAPIALRPADHSSMLHHVASMRDQLAGVLARIQASAHEITAASQQIAAGNQALSARTEQQASALDATTDSMQALAAHVAAAHAQATESSEMASAARAATDDGAAVVQRMRGAMDALHGHSRHIAEIVGVIESIAFQTNILALNAAVEAARAGPAGRGFAVVAQEVRALAQRSAEAAREIGGIVGNATHEIQQGASLSGCVVAAMDRIAATVGHSHALAEGLRALADEQADSVQGAGQAAAQLRQTARQNAALVDELAGQAARLDRQAAALASDVARFRFQQP comes from the coding sequence GTGTTGCAAGTTTCCAAGACATCCCTGCCCGGCCAGCGTCGGGCAGCTGCCCACGCGCGCTGGCTGGCGCGGCTGGGCCGCCTGCCTCTGGTGGCGCGCCTGTGCGCCGCCTTTGCCCTGGTCTACCTGTTCGGCGCCGCGGTCGGCCTGACCGGCATCGCCAACCTGGTCTCGATCAAGGCGCGCACCGATACCCTGTACCAGCACGACATGCACGGCGCGATCTCGGCGGAGCGGGCGCAATCGGCACTGGCCGCGCTCGGGCGCGCCCAGCTGGCGCTGACCATGGCCACCAGCAGCACCGAGCGCGACGGCGCCGCCGACGAGATCGCGGCGGCGCTGTCGCAGCTCGATGCGGCACTGGCCGGCGTGCAGCGGGCTGCCCCCGCCCAGGCGGCGCCACTGCTGCGCGAACGCCAGCGCGCCAGCGAGCTGGCCCAGGCGTACGTGGCGTTGCTGCGCAAGCAGCCGCTGGATCCGCTGCAGTTCGACAGCGCGGTCTCGGTCGACGGCCATTTCGTCACCGGGCAGCTGCAGCGGCTCAGCAGCCAGGTCGAGGCCGTACGCCGCCAGCAAGAGCAGCGGGCCGCCGCCACCGTTGCCAGCGTCGCCGCCAGCCAGCTGCGCGCGCAGGCCTGGATGGCGACCCTGCTCGGCGCCAGCCTGCTCGCGGCCGTCGCGCTGGCGTGGATCGCCGCGCGCAGCCTGCACGCCGAACTGGGCGGCGAGCCGCGCGATGCCGCCGACATCGCCCGCCGCATTGCCGCCGGCGACCTGACCGCCCCGATCGCGCTGCGCCCGGCGGACCACAGCAGCATGCTGCACCATGTGGCCAGCATGCGCGACCAGCTGGCCGGCGTGCTGGCGCGGATCCAGGCCAGCGCCCACGAGATCACCGCGGCCAGCCAGCAGATCGCGGCTGGCAACCAGGCCCTGTCGGCACGCACCGAGCAGCAGGCCAGCGCGCTCGACGCCACTACCGACAGCATGCAGGCGCTGGCGGCGCACGTCGCCGCCGCGCATGCGCAGGCCACCGAATCGAGCGAGATGGCCAGCGCCGCCCGCGCCGCCACCGACGACGGCGCGGCCGTGGTGCAGCGCATGCGCGGCGCCATGGACGCCCTGCACGGCCATTCGCGCCATATTGCCGAGATTGTCGGCGTGATCGAAAGCATTGCGTTCCAGACCAATATCCTGGCGCTGAACGCCGCCGTGGAAGCGGCGCGTGCGGGCCCGGCGGGCCGCGGCTTTGCGGTGGTGGCGCAGGAAGTGCGCGCGCTGGCACAGCGCAGCGCCGAGGCGGCGCGCGAGATCGGCGGCATTGTCGGCAATGCCACGCACGAGATCCAGCAAGGCGCCAGCCTGAGCGGCTGCGTGGTGGCGGCGATGGACCGCATTGCCGCCACGGTGGGCCACAGCCATGCGCTGGCCGAGGGCTTGCGCGCGCTCGCGGACGAGCAGGCCGACAGCGTGCAGGGCGCCGGGCAGGCGGCGGCGCAACTGCGCCAGACCGCCCGGCAGAATGCTGCGCTGGTCGACGAACTGGCGGGCCAGGCGGCGCGGCTCGACCGGCAGGCCGCGGCGCTGGCCAGCGACGTGGCGCGCTTTCGGTTCCAGCAGCCGTGA
- a CDS encoding HAD domain-containing protein — protein sequence MAERLIMLDVPGVLYSDRSRARLGGMPDSGTPRDVRFFDPVALGFVRRLFGVAGARVVVSDAWRRGTPAAILQQLDLQVEAMTPPVAGGHGAEIEAFFAQGARPVHYVILSCAPAESMPEALREQLVTVDPAVGLTLENFRQALDILGVACPSTVMPTPKLDAGLKAKLAQLQQLARDNPARFGSALAPAREVTAVHA from the coding sequence ATGGCTGAACGACTCATCATGCTGGACGTACCCGGCGTCCTGTACTCCGACCGCTCCCGCGCCCGCCTCGGCGGCATGCCGGATTCGGGCACGCCGCGCGACGTCAGGTTCTTCGACCCGGTCGCGCTCGGCTTCGTGCGCAGGCTGTTCGGCGTGGCGGGCGCCCGTGTGGTGGTCTCCGATGCATGGCGCCGGGGCACCCCCGCCGCCATCCTGCAGCAGCTGGACCTGCAGGTCGAAGCCATGACGCCGCCGGTCGCGGGCGGCCACGGTGCCGAGATCGAAGCGTTTTTCGCCCAGGGCGCTCGCCCGGTCCATTACGTGATCCTGTCGTGTGCCCCGGCCGAGTCGATGCCCGAGGCGCTGCGCGAGCAGCTGGTCACGGTCGACCCCGCCGTGGGCCTGACCCTGGAAAATTTCCGGCAGGCGCTGGATATCCTGGGCGTCGCCTGTCCGTCGACGGTCATGCCGACGCCCAAGCTCGATGCCGGCCTCAAGGCCAAGCTGGCGCAACTGCAGCAGCTGGCCCGGGACAACCCTGCCCGCTTCGGCAGCGCGCTGGCACCGGCGCGCGAAGTGACGGCCGTCCACGCCTGA
- a CDS encoding 5-carboxymethyl-2-hydroxymuconate Delta-isomerase: MPHLVIELTENTRLNCSQEELLDEANAALLASGQFQEADIKSRCITLSTYRQGIDAVERAFVHARLSILDGRDTAVRQALAQAVCDVIAEAVRSGGGTGQNVQVSVEVCEMARATYAKQLVA, from the coding sequence ATGCCTCACCTCGTCATCGAACTGACCGAAAACACCCGCCTGAACTGCTCGCAGGAAGAACTGCTGGATGAGGCCAATGCCGCCCTGCTGGCTTCCGGCCAGTTCCAGGAGGCGGATATCAAGTCGCGCTGCATCACGCTGTCGACCTACCGCCAGGGCATCGATGCCGTCGAGCGGGCCTTTGTCCATGCGCGCCTGTCGATCCTGGACGGGCGCGATACCGCCGTGCGCCAGGCCCTGGCGCAGGCCGTCTGCGATGTGATTGCCGAAGCCGTGCGCTCGGGCGGCGGCACCGGCCAGAACGTGCAGGTGTCAGTGGAAGTCTGCGAGATGGCGCGCGCCACCTACGCCAAGCAATTGGTGGCCTGA
- a CDS encoding HU family DNA-binding protein: protein MATKAKPTAKTATKPAAKKAAATKAPVKAAAKKATPAKKAAPAAAPVARPLKDTFNKSSLVAHLVAQTELEAKTVKTVLAHLENTIVGALNKKGAGEFTLPGLLKVTAQQVPAKKKRFGKDPFTGEERWFPAKPASVKVKVRPLKKLKDAAA, encoded by the coding sequence ATGGCGACCAAAGCGAAACCGACCGCGAAGACTGCAACCAAGCCCGCCGCCAAGAAGGCTGCGGCAACCAAGGCACCCGTGAAGGCTGCCGCCAAGAAGGCCACGCCGGCCAAGAAGGCCGCTCCCGCCGCTGCGCCCGTTGCGCGCCCGCTGAAGGACACCTTCAACAAGTCGAGCCTGGTCGCTCACCTGGTAGCCCAGACGGAACTGGAAGCCAAGACCGTGAAGACGGTGCTGGCCCACCTGGAAAACACCATCGTCGGCGCGCTGAACAAGAAGGGCGCTGGCGAGTTCACGCTGCCCGGCCTGCTGAAGGTCACGGCGCAGCAAGTGCCGGCCAAGAAGAAGCGCTTCGGCAAGGACCCGTTCACCGGTGAAGAGCGCTGGTTCCCGGCCAAGCCGGCCAGCGTCAAGGTCAAGGTCCGTCCGCTGAAGAAGCTGAAGGACGCCGCAGCCTGA